In Primulina huaijiensis isolate GDHJ02 chromosome 16, ASM1229523v2, whole genome shotgun sequence, a single genomic region encodes these proteins:
- the LOC140960823 gene encoding large ribosomal subunit protein uL29 yields the protein MARIKVHELRQKSKADLLAQLKDLKAELALLRVAKVTGGAPNKLSKIKVVRLSIAQVLTVISQKQKAALREVYKNKKYLPLDLRPKKTRAIRRRLTKHQASLKTEKQKKKEMYFPIRKYAIKV from the exons ATGG CTCGTATCAAGGTGCACGAGCTTCGGCAGAAGAGCAAGGCGGATCTGTTGGCGCAGCTGAAAGATTTAAAGGCGGAGCTTGCCCTGCTGCGCGTCGCGAAGGTGACCGGAGGCGCTCCGAACAAGCTCTCTAAAATCAAGGTGGTGAGGCTCTCAATTGCGCAGGTGCTGACCGTGATATCGCAGAAGCAGAAGGCTGCTCTGAGGGAAGTATACAAGAACAAGAAGTATTTGCCTCTTGATCTCCGTCCTAAAAAAACACGTGCCATCCGCCGCCGTCTCACCAAGCACCAG GCATCATTAAAGACGGAGAAacagaagaagaaagaaatgtACTTCCCGATCAGAAAGTATGCAATCAAAGTCTAA